The Zingiber officinale cultivar Zhangliang chromosome 2A, Zo_v1.1, whole genome shotgun sequence genomic sequence AGAGTCTACTCTGATCGAGTCGCGTGCCTAGCATGTCCGATCGGACCTATGATTCAATCGGCCAAACCACTCGGCAGAGATATTGACTCGACTCTGAATGACATTAATGCAACTCGAGGTTTCATCGGTTCTGAGAGACTCAGAATCCAATCGAATCAACAGCCCGATCGACTAGACCACTCTATCGAAATAAGTGATCGTATTATTTCTAAGGGtacgtttggttcggggttattcttgataaccttggttattcatccaaggttatcaacaaaaaccttgtttggtttaggtattcgatgattcctaAGTAATGTTCTattcccgacacgtcagcaaaagggttatgcagcccggaatcggaaaacctcagaaaactaagattttccttgattccggggttaacgaattttttttaccaaaaatatcctccgataagaaaaaacatgaaaaaaagagaaaaaatgtaaaaaaatattaaaaaatgtaaaaaaaataaaaaatgtttttaaaaatttaaaattttaaaatatatttttaagaaaaatttaaaaatataaattttaaaataaaaaataaaaattttaaaaattttaaaaaaatttattttttttttaaatttaatttttttaaaaaaatttaaaatttttttaaaaaaattaaaaaatttaaaagtttaaaaaaattaaaaaaataaataaataatattaaaaatgtaaaaaaaataaataatataaataatataaaaatataaaaacattaaaaaaataaaaaaacacataaaaaagtaaaaaaatataccggaaaaaaaagtaaaaaacattaaaaattaactaaataaataataataataatattatgtatagttggttttgtaattgagggtaatacggtaaaatattaaactagggtattcattaaaaccttcaaacaaataagtttttgttacattacctaggttgaaccaaacaacaattgattatgttttattccccataaccttggttatgtgattacctgataatcacataaccaagataaTATATGATGActtaaaccaaacacaccctaagtgtTATCTCTTCTTTAACTTTGACCGTCATCTCAACCGACTTCTCTAACTTTGACCCTAATTTCAAAGGCCCTACATTATTGATCGTATAATATATTTGAGActaaaaaaatcatataaaattctaataataataataataataataataataataataataataattggagATGCCTAATTAATTTTTCATGGATTCCGAAGCCGCAGCCAGCAGCGGCAGACGCCGTGATTCCCAAGGGGAATTCCATCCCTTTTTGCTTTTTTTTACTCTTTATTATCACTTTCTTCCAACCGACAACGTCCTTGTGTTTTTTCAACAATTTATCAAACCACACACACATATTTCCTACTCAACATTCTTATTTATTAAATAACATAATCATTTTCAATTATATCTCTATTTTAATCACACACATTTATGATCAACAATCGTCTTCTTGCCATAACTCATCAATCGACTACTATGACCTAGATTAAGATCGATTGAGCCAAATTATGTTAAGATTATGAAGATTTAGTGCAAATTAAATGATATcttgaaaagaaaaggaaaaacaaaaaagagagaaagaaatgaTGCATATCGTCAGTCAGTCGATCGTATCTATGATCTATCAGACTATCATCTTTAACTTTGCAAACAAAAGATCTTCCAATGCCGTGGAAGCTTTTTTGACAGGTTCACtttcttcctttctttttctccttccaTGAACAGTTCCAAATCTCTATCTGAGAAGCAACAGCAGATAGTGTTTTCTGCCTCTGTCACCTCTTTTGTCTACCCCCAGGACACTATTTGGTCAATCCACCATCTATTGTTCTCTGTCACCCTTCCTTTTACTTCTCATTTCCACACCTAGCTAACTACAACAATACAATCAAACATATATCAATATATACACAGATCACTTCTTCCATCCATATATTCATCTCCTAATTATTTCTCTTCTCAAACGATATAGAGAGAGGAGCTAGAAGAAAGATTAGTTATTAATTGGGAAACCTAATATTATAAAAATGCATGCAATTCGATGGTCGATCGAGCCAGTCAAAACTCCCATCGAGCACTGATCAATAATTGAGCTCAAAAGCTTTCTTCTTTTTTGCACCATCACATCCTTTTCTTTTCACCTGCCTCAACTTAGCCTTCTCAAAGGCTTCACAAAATTCTAGGGTTCCGAGCTTTGAAGTCACGCATGCTCGTTCATGCAAGGACACATGCTACGTAAATACATCTTTATTGTTCTTTCTAAGTTCTGACACCCTAATTCTAGATACATTACAAAAGTTCAGTTCATTTCTCATCAACATGAGCAACCATCAATCACTCTCTTCTAGTAACTTCAACCGAGAAGCTAAAAGTAATTGTTAAACAGAGGCAAGACTACAGATCATCAGAAGAAGTTTGTGAAGAACCATGGCCATTGGATATTTTTGCTAGATCCTGAATCCCTTATATATACACATATACATATAGTTTAATTAGGCTTGCAAAAAGAAGCACTGGTTCAGCAGCCCATACTGTGTCTCATGGCACAaaacatgtacaccaaccaactCAATTGCCACTCCATACACAGAATCAAGTTTCATGCTTGGAGATGTGAACCATCATCTTGGCACCTTCAGCTTCAGTCAGCTCAAAGACACAAACATCCCCTTCCTTCAAGTTGTTATCGTCGGCGAATCTCTTCCATGTCACTCCGCCAATCGACTTTCGGGTCTTCGCGATCTTTACCATCCATCTTTTTGCTCTGGTTGGGGTTTGGAGAGTAATTTGTGAAATATCTTTGCGAAGATAGGCTTTCCGGAAACTGGCAGGGATGGTCTAAGGACAAAATTATTTATAAACTGAATGAAACATATGGAAGAATGATCATAATTTGCTTGGCTTACTAGTAAAGGTTGTTCTGAAACATTCAAATGCCGCATTACCGCCACGAAATTCGGATGCTCCTTGGGAATTCTGAGAGATAATTTGGAAGCTTTCTTTAGTTCAGTGAGTGATAGTTTAGTCTTCCTTGAGATAAACAAGGAAGGAGTAGTAGTAATCCCCACTTGCTTTTGCTTTTGCTTTTCTTTTCCAACCTGTTCTTCCTTAATCTGAGCCTGATGATCCTTTTCACCTGaaattaatttctcaatcaaTCACGCACTGATAAAATTTAATCATAATACAGATTCTGATAAACCTTTATATGAGCTGCTTGGAGAGCTGATTTCTGCAAGGGTTTTGCCATGAggagaagatgcacacaagtttAGTGCTTGTGCAGAATCATctgccctttctcttctcttcagaTTCCTTTTCTGATTAAGAAAACAAGTAGCTTTCTCGCATCCATCCCCACCAAAGATCAACACATCAAAGCAAGAGTCTCCGTCGTATCTAAACACCAAAACGTCAAATTCCTTAATGTGGTGATCTTTGACAAAGTTCTTCCAACCAGCTCGGAAACATAACTCAGTCTCCATGTTGGTCGAGCCAACCCTCCATTTGCTGCCAGATGGGCCTTTCAAGGTTACATCTTCAGATATGTGATCTTTGAAGTTTTTGACAAAGTTCTTTGGCAGTTTCTGAGGAAGTAAAAAACAAATTTGCAGATCGAAGGTGAATGCATAATAAAGATGGTGTAGTATATATTATATCAGATCAGATGAGCACCAAGCGTTTGTTGAAATCTCCAGCCATGAACTTGAAGAAGTGTATCCTTCTCTTATCCATATGGTTCCAGTAGAAGTGCTTCTCCCACTCCTCACATCCCTTGCATCTTCCACTCATCTTTTGTTGAAGCATGGGAAGAGGATGGCAACAGGAGTGAGCTGAGATGGTAGGAAGGTGCAGGCAAAAGGAGAATTGATCAGATTAAATGCTCATTAATGTTGTCAGTTGGAAACACAAACAACTGGAGTAATGGCTGAGTTCATGAAGAAGCACGAGTTAAACAATAACAACACAACATTGGCAGCGCTTTTGTTGAAGGATAGCATTTAATAGAGAGACAGAAGGTTGTTGTATCAATTTGTGCCGGCAAGAACACAGTTGGATCTCTTCCTTGCGAAATGAATCTTTTACCTGTCCATTTTTGTTTCTGAAGATATATAGCGGCAATGATAGTCAACTAGAATAAACATGAACAGTTTGGTCTGGTTGACTGATCATTCCTTGAAGTCATTCTGAATTTATTCCAGCAAAATGAATAGCAGCAGTTTTGAGATTTGATTTACTCGAGAGGTATTTGATCTTTACTTGCAATCAGTTTGTGTAAATCGATCGTGTGAATCAAAAACAGAACAAATTAGTTTTTTTATCTAACTCAACCGATCCCATTTTCATAAACAAAACAATAAAACATGAGTAATTATGGAATTCGATCACTAAATTAGTGATTAAAGTTATATAATAGTTTAGCGACCAAAACTATATTCGATCGTTAAATTAGTAATTGAAATAAAATTGATCATTAAATTTGCAATCGAATTAGCAATTGACTTAAGTTCAATAGCTAAATTTAGCAACTGATTTTATATCGATTGCTAAATTAACAATCGAATTGAAATTTTTGACCGCTAACCATTAGCGATCAAAAATATAACAACTGACTAAATTAATCTATAAAAGAATTTAAAGACGATAGAATCAGTTATAAAATAATGTTTGATCTTCCTCCCAACCGACTtggtatatgttttatttgttatccgattaatttatgtttatttgagttttagttttaaaatcattttgttcATCCTCATGGTTCACATCAAATAATAATTTATCCACTAAAAAATAAATTGTAAATAGTAATTCTTAAGTCTTTATGTATTTTGAACGGATTTATCTTGGATAATCTTAATTATTCATCCAAAATTATGAACAATACTGTTTTATTTAGATAATCGATGAATTTTAAATAATGATT encodes the following:
- the LOC122044377 gene encoding B3 domain-containing protein Os03g0622100-like isoform X2, which encodes MLQQKMSGRCKGCEEWEKHFYWNHMDKRRIHFFKFMAGDFNKRLKLPKNFVKNFKDHISEDVTLKGPSGSKWRVGSTNMETELCFRAGWKNFVKDHHIKEFDVLVFRYDGDSCFDVLIFGGDGCEKATCFLNQKRNLKRRERADDSAQALNLCASSPHGKTLAEISSPSSSYKGEKDHQAQIKEEQVGKEKQKQKQVGITTTPSLFISRKTKLSLTELKKASKLSLRIPKEHPNFVATIPASFRKAYLRKDISQITLQTPTRAKRWMVKIAKTRKSIGGVTWKRFADDNNLKEGDVCVFELTEAEGAKMMVHISKHET
- the LOC122044377 gene encoding B3 domain-containing protein Os03g0622100-like isoform X3, with the protein product MLQQKMSGRCKGCEEWEKHFYWNHMDKRRIHFFKFMAGDFNKRLKLPKNFVKNFKDHISEDVTLKGPSGSKWRVGSTNMETELCFRAGWKNFVKDHHIKEFDVLVFRYDGDSCFDVLIFGGDGCEKATCFLNQKRNLKRRERADDSAQALNLCASSPHGKTLAEISSPSSSYKGEKDHQAQIKEEQVGKEKQKQKQVGITTTPSLFISRKTKLSLTELKKASKLSLRIPKEHPNFVAVMRHLNVSEQPLLFPESLSSQRYFTNYSPNPNQSKKMDGKDREDPKVDWRSDMEEIRRR
- the LOC122044377 gene encoding B3 domain-containing protein Os12g0592300-like isoform X1; the protein is MLQQKMSGRCKGCEEWEKHFYWNHMDKRRIHFFKFMAGDFNKRLKLPKNFVKNFKDHISEDVTLKGPSGSKWRVGSTNMETELCFRAGWKNFVKDHHIKEFDVLVFRYDGDSCFDVLIFGGDGCEKATCFLNQKRNLKRRERADDSAQALNLCASSPHGKTLAEISSPSSSYKGEKDHQAQIKEEQVGKEKQKQKQVGITTTPSLFISRKTKLSLTELKKASKLSLRIPKEHPNFVAVMRHLNVSEQPLLTIPASFRKAYLRKDISQITLQTPTRAKRWMVKIAKTRKSIGGVTWKRFADDNNLKEGDVCVFELTEAEGAKMMVHISKHET